The window AACAATTAAAAGTTCCAAAAGGTAGGCTTGCATTAGTATGGTATATCTTCccttgtatatgtatgtatgtatgtatgtatgtatgtatgtatgtatgtatgtatgtatgtatgtatgtatgtatgtatgtatgtatgtatgtatgtatgtatgttgtgtgtgtgtgtgtgtgtgtgtgtgtgtgtgtgagtttgTAAATTGTGTGAACTGTGGACATTCATTTGAATACACATCCTCTGACTGTGGACACACCTCCAATAGAGGACGTCCACGGTTGTCAAATTTTTTAAGTcacttaaaaatatatttctgtgtatttgtgcataACTTATGGGTTGGAAAATTGATTAATATTGTATAACAATGGTATGCTATGAATCTGTTGTCAACAGTTACAATATTATAGAAGAAATAGTGACTTGTTCTGGACCATGTAAACTCTAtgtaaaaagtttttttatcTTCGTATTAAAAATCCATCAACATTTTCCTTATTGTTTTGTTCTTAaagttattgcttaattaataTATTGCGATACATAGTATTAGAAATTATAATGATAAAGCAACTCTCGAGAAAATGGCACAAATGTTCGCACGTTCTCGCCCCCTGCTCAAATTAGCCTGTTGACTAAATGTTGAATAGCGCCACCAAACTTGCTATTATACACACGGAATCCATATGTCCACTATCGTGAGGTGAGAAACCAAGTCACATGATTTCAGCATGGATAGTAAGGAAGGCATGCGCATGCGCAAGATTTAGAGTGAATGAcctttcaaaatggccgtgtCCACGGAGTTGTCCAGAGCGGGAAAACGGCGATTTTTGCCGCATTTCGAGGGTCCCTTGAGTTATTTTTAGTAAAATAAGGGCATCTATCGATTTCGTAAGTATGCTCCTTGCTGAGTGTGAAGTTTGAAACTCTGAAAATGCCAACGACCCCTTTATTTCatcgattttcgaaaattgagCCGTGAAGAGTTTCCTACCTTCCCTTTTTTGTTGTGACCGGGGTGCGATATTGCAAGGCCCGGACATCGTTACGGCTGCCTGTGGTACACAGTACTACACAACTACAATTTCACGAGCTTTTTCGTTTTGTGTAATTTCAacacaaaatatgatgaaaaaatgtgtggAGAGCTTTAtagtcatttttttcatggGACTCTTTTCATAGCCATCCGCCATACACGATACAGTCTCCTGCATGCTAACGTCTTGCTGCAGTTTCGTAGCCCCGCAACTCCCCTAGACGATTTTTGTGTTGTACGGGGAGGTGCTCCCCGTACAACACAAAAATCGTCTAGGGGAGTTGTGGGGCTACGAAACTGCAGCAAGCTAACGTCATGACAGTCGACTATGCCCCTCCAAATTTTTGGCTtgaattttgccatttctgTATCCATGGAcctaaaaaaaatgtattgtttttgGTCCATGCTCGATCTTAATTTTTTTGCTGAATAATTGTCATATATGTTTCTCATCTGTTTCAAGGGGCAAAGTCTCTCtgtttttactttttcttcATGAATTTTGTGTGATATCAAGAGCTGCTATACATGTAGTTGTTTGACTACTTGAAACATGTCGATCTACCGGCGAACTGTACACAATCTCTGCTCATTGACAGACATCTGAACATGCATAGAAAAATAAAAGGTCTCTACCAGATATTCAGTGTTGACTGAACGTTAGCAGACCATATAACCAATGTTGCATAACGTTTAGACCACAGAGGGTTTGTAATGGGGTCTCAGAGTGTGGATTCCTTTGTTATGTAGATAttgttttattacaatgattGTCAATAGAGAACTTGGTGCAGTCAACAGCAGGTTGTATGGTTTCTTCATGGTACAGGACAAAATTCCGAGTGAGAGAACAAATTTCAGTGATAATGCTattaattgatgtttgttttttataCTGATTACACATTTTGTAACAATTATGTACACATTTCATTAATTCCTGTACAAACTAAGACAAATAGTGTATATGTTTTCTTACAGAAGAGAGAGTACTTACTGAAGTGGACAGATTGTCCCATTTGGAGGTCAacttgggagccagaggaaaatctGAACACTCCTCTAATACAAAGTTATGAAAATCCTGAAATTTCATCTTATGTACTTGAAGAAAACTTGGCAAACTTTTATTTGAATATTGGTAAGAAATCACCTTAATGGAGTTTTAGTGCATAACTATTTACAGTAAATGTTTTCCTCGTTCATGTattaaattgttaaaaaaaatgaagCAAATATAGAAAGAATGAACTTACTGCAATCAATTGAATGTGATACTATTTGACTGTGTTTGAATTAGCAAAAAAGTTTAACATGTAAGATTATATGAAACTTCTTCAACTACAAAATGTGTTTGTGTGCAATCTCACATAAATGAAAACCAGTCATTTGTTAAACATTTAGGGCAATGTCACTCAAACTTACATATGAGAAATGTAATGATCTGATTAATCATTGCTTAGAATAGAGCTTGTTAATTTTCTGATTTATTGTCATTGCATATCATGATTATTTGGCTTCGCTGTCAGCGATGTAGAGCTTTTCAGATAGGCTGATTGTCTGTCATCATCAGTTGTCTGTCCGTCGTTCAGCAATTGTCTTCGTCACAGAAACTGCTGGATcgattgctttcaaatttgatatgcaaGTCCCAGGGGGTGACCTTACTTGtatttttatatcaattttggttggtttttgtcaaatatggtCTTCTCTAGGATAGCCTATTTGACTGCTGTAAAAATTACTATGGAGGTCTCCATGAGTGAAGTGAGTCAAATCAAGTCAAAGTatggtaaaatttacatatttatatttcaggacattTGTTTCCTATGTCAATGAAATTCACTGCCACAGCCCCTaccccattttgtccaaaattgccTATGCAGCTCCTCTGCAGTTGCTATGTATGCTTCTGAGGTTGACTCTGGTATGATTTGTTAGAATGGCATGTTTCTGATTTGAGGGCAATGTAAAATAATAATCTCATGAAAAAAATGGTCAAACAAGTCATTTGGtatttttgtacaaatgtaTCCTTAATAGCTACCTTGTATCAGTATGCCAATATCACAACGGAGCTCTGCAAGTCActaggttgcttgttttttaATAGCAAGCGCAGTATTGGAAAGGTATGGAATGAATCTATATGGACACCTCTATACCCTACTGTTGCTGGTATATTATATCATGAATCAGTGCTGCTTGTTCGACTATTAGTATAGATTCTTCATTTGGTTTAGGTATGCTaattagaatttttttctttcttatttctTTATAGTACGAAAACTGAAGGGAGCCAGTAGGAATCCTGTCACATTCCCTTTTCGCCATGATGTGTACAGACTTCTCTTTCCTTttaaagatgttgaaacagGTTCAGATGGTACACAGTTTCTTCACTTAGAAGATTTCTGTCATTGTCAACCACTCCCCCCTCATTGGTATCAATGGTTAGATAAGCATGGTGAAGGCTACAAGATATCCTTTCCTATGAAATTAAAACCTATCCTTGGATGGTCACCATCGTCTTACACTGTAGTCGATGGACAATTCCAACAATTAAGATCCCCAGTTGAAAGCTTAAAAATTGATTTCATCAAGGTTGTAGTTAAGATGTAAAGACACATATCAGAGTTATACTTAAATCTCATGTAGACTCTTGATGAGGTAAAATTCCAGTCTTGACATTTGGTGAGTTAACATTCAGATAAAATTCCAATCTTGACATTTGGTGAGTTAACATTCTGGTAAAATTCTAGTCTTGACATTTGGTGAGTTAACATATTTAATTGTCTTATTAAAAATTAAGATTTGAACCAAAAATACCCTGTCACCTTGTGTTAGGCGAAattataattttgacatttggtgaGTTAACATTCTGGTAAAATTCTAGTCTTGACATTTGGTGAGTTAACAATATGGTAAAATTCTAGTCTTGACATTTGGTGAGTTACCATTCTGGTAAAATTCTAGTCTTGACATTTGGTGAGTTACCATTCTGGTAAAGTTCCAGTCTTGACATTTGGTGAGTTAACATTCTGGTAAAATTCTAGTCTTGACATTTAGTGAGTTAACATTCAGGTAAAATTCTAGTCTTGACATTTGGTGAGTTAACATTCTGGTAAAATTCTAGTCTTGACATTTTGTGAGTTAACATTCAGGTAAAATTCTAGTCTTGACATTTTGTGAGTTAACATTCAGGTAAAATTCTAGTCTTGACATTTGGTGAGTTACCATTCTGGTAAAGTTCCAGTCTTGACATTTGGTGAGTTACCATTCTGGTAAAATTCTAGTCTTGACATTTTGTGAGTTAACATTCTGGTAAAATTCTAGTCTTGACATTTGGTGAGTTAACAATATGGTAAAATTCTAGTCTTGACATTTGGTGAGTTACCATTCTGGTAAAGTTCCAGTCTTGACATTTGGTGAGTTAACATTCTGGTAAAATTCTAGTCTTGACATTTAGTGAGTTAACATTCAGGCAAAATTCTAGTCTTGACATTTTGAGTTAACATTCAGGTAAAATTCTAGTCTTGACATTTGGTGAGTTACCAATTCTGGTAAAGTTCCAGTCTTGACATTTGGTGAGTTAACATTCTGGTAAAATTCTAGTCTTGACATTTAGTGAGTTAACATTAAGGTAAAATTCTAGTTTTTGACATTTGGTGAGTTAACATAGTAACTGAATGATAAAAAAGTAAGACTTCTTAAACcaaaaaatttttgacatttgatGAGTTGACATTCTGGTTCTCATAATTTATGGCCCTAATGGAAGAAATTCTGAAAGAGAAAGTTTTAGTAAATACAGCAGTTGATAAGAGATTGACAAACAAATACTCTGATATCTGTCTCTCATTAGAGATACCTTTCACTCTAGTAAAAGTGTATGTTGAGCTGAAAACCAAGAACAAAGAGCTGTCATATCTTAGTCTGTTAAATTCTTCGTTACCAAGTTTTGTTCAAGTCAAAGCTGACTGCAAAAGAATagaaaagaaactgaaaaaattatgttATGACATTCCGGCTTTGTTCAGGAGGAGTAGAGGTGGTACTGAAACTAAAAAACTCAATGAAAGAGTTTTTAGACTTGCAGTCTACAGATATGAGGTTGTTGATGTCGCtcatgttttgaaagaaatcacagaACTGAGGGCAGAAAATGAACATTTGGAAAAAAGATGTTCAGATCTTTATTCAGACTTGTTGAAAGCAAAAACAGAACGAGAAAAGGTAGAGTTCCagtttgaaagtttaaaatctCAAAACCAGAATTTGTTTAACACTATTAAATTTATTGAGGAAAAAGATCTTCACAACGCTAACAAATGTTCACTTATTTGCAATCCCAGAAAAAAAGATGTTGGTCAGCGTCAGAGGaacagacaaattaaacaatTGAAATCCAATGTGGACAAGGCCTTGTGGTTTGCAAAGTCTTTTGGCCTTCAGCTTGATTCTGTGAAACTTCATGAACAATATGGACAGACAGTTAAACTTGATTACACAGAAACAAATGGTAATGGTGGCACTTATGATAAATTATCTGAGcaagaaaaagagaaaattagaaGTATTCTGTACATTATGGATAGGTTTTGCATAGGTGATGCATCTTATCATGAGTTCACCTACATATCTGATGACCTACCTAAAAGTTACCTCATCAAACAGTGTCGACAAAAAATGAACGAgtgttattttattgaaagaacACCTGGCTGGGAAGAGGGTGTCCAATTGAGTTTCAAAGCAGAACTTGAATCGCAAATTGCTTTCCATAATCTTGCTACAAAATCTAAGCAACCCATTAGAGTCAAAATTTCTGGTGATGGTGCTAAAATGTCGAGGATCACTAATTTtctcattatttcattttcatttcttgaCTCTGAAAACAATGttgatggtgaaatttttcCAATTGCCATTATAAAGGCTTCTGAGTCGTATGAAGTTTTCAGACGATGTTTGCGTGACttaatttgtgaaattaatGAAGTAATTGAAAATGGGAGTATTTTAGTAGGTGGCAATTCTGTGGCTGTTTACCTGTTCTTAGGTGCTGATTATAAATTTCTTCTCTTAATTATGGGTTTTGCTGGAGCCACATCAAATCATTCATGCATTTGGTGCAAGATAGAAAAAGATCAGCGTTGGGATACAACAAAACCCCTTGACTTCTATTCTTCATCTAATATGATAAGATCATTAGATGATATTGTGAAGAATGCTAGAGTAAAACAATATGGCTGTTTGCATCCTCCTCTGTTAAAAATACCACTGAACAAAATTGTTGTTGATGAGCTTCATTTGATGCTAAGAATTACTGATGTACTTACCAATAATATAATTCAATACATGATAGatcttgataaaaagaaaacatttatgGGATGTGGCAAAAAGGAACATCTTTCCAAGTTATGTGATGTGATAAGGtcttttggaatttcatttaaTGTTTGGGAGAAAAAAAATGCTGATGGAACTGGTTCTGGAACTTATGACAGTACAAGTTTGATGGGTAATGATAAAAAGAAACTACTTAATCTACTTCCtgacaaatttattgaaattataccAGATGAAGGCTTGGCAAGACATTTGTCTTCACTTTGGAGAGAATTCAAATACCTGTATGACATTCTGTCAGAAATGTCACCAAAAGAAAATGATATACACAACTTTTTCATGAAAAGTAAACAGTGGCTTGAACACTTCCTGTTTTTTACAGATAAGTTGCCAGGGTTTGCAAAGAGAAATGTTACACCTTATATGCATATACTTATGTATCACGTGCCAAACCAGTTGAAAATGTATAAAAGTATTAAAAAGTTTACTGGTCAACATGTAGAAAAAGAGAATGATCTTGTGCGCAGTGTCCACATATTAAAGTCAAACAAACATGATTCATGCTATGAGGCTTTGGCTGCAACAAAGAGAATGCATGATTTAAGGAGGTGTAATCGAGTCAAACGTCAGTATATTCTTACACAAGAAAGAAGGGTGAGACCTAGAAAGACAGTAGGTAAAGATATTAGAGATGACAGTAAAAAAGAATTGGAAACTTTGAAAGAATTGGAAATGCTCTCAGTGTCAGAATTGAAAAGGAAACTAAAACAAAATGGTGTCTCTACTAGACTAAGGAAACCAGAGAAACTTATTCAAATGTTACTTGATCTTTCCTGTTGATTTTCCTGTTGGATTTCTTGTTGGTTGATTGAAGGGACAGTCTGCTTCCATGCACAGTCTAGGGTTATGCTAAGTATTTTCACCCTCTGTATCAACAAAAGTGTTTTATTCTACAGAAGCATTTTTAatgtaatatgcaaaataaCAAACTGTGGCTTGTATAGAATGCcacaacaaaattttattgttgacaaatgtatttttaaggattcaaatccacttttcaacaataaaaatgcattcaacaaatttggctgtgttgataagctaaGCTAGAGAAGTACCCATAGCCAAGCAGGGTTATTTTATTCCAGGTGccattattttatttgttctgAACTGTTTTCATTCTGGCCTTGCCACCTCTTCCTGTTTCAGATAGATAATTGCAGAAATTTCAGCAAGTCATACGAGAAGGACAAAGTGATTCAAACAGTCAAGCAGAAACAGACTCAGTCAAACCCAgttcaaaattaaataataaaacCTGAAGTAGAATAACCTTGCTTGGCTATGGGTAGTTCTCTAGTTTAGCTCACCAACACAGTCATTGCCTGCATTTCAAATACAGGTATAGGTAGGAGAAAAACTGATTTAATTATTACaaatgtatatttatgtatgtatttatttatttatttataatattcataTTCCACTCAATTATATAATGTAAACGGCAAAATGTGTAAATTCTAGTGCCTTAAATagagaattttaaaaatttgtaacCCAAAAAAATTTTAGAATTGAAAAGCCATACAATCCAGAGTGTGGAATATCACTTTTATATACTAGTAGTTTCTTATGGAAGATAtgcaatgatgaaaatttttaatATAGTATTATTAATGGCACAGATCCTTTGTGTATAAATTGTCTGAATTCCAAATGGTGCTATAATTCTACAAGTAATTttgcaaatgtatatttttattctgtatggctgatgTTAACTGTAGCCAGGTTAAATAAAtcatttgaatatcattttaatGTCATACAGATGTTTGTGTAATCTTTTGCATGGGAGTTGTTGATAATAgactcaaatattttcaaatgactgaAAAGACACTCCTGACAATTTCGCTTACACATCATAGCTTTCATGACACActaacacatgcacacacacagggaaagagtgaaaataaaataatgacatgGACTGTTCAATGCAGCTGTCATTTTGGGCTACAAATCAGTTCATCCATTTCAATTGTGCTCTAGtgtaacatttattttcataatttctcgACAATGTATGTGAAGAGAATGGCAATCAGAATATTCAGGCTGGTAATATGGGAGATGACTAAATCtagtaaaataatgacatcatgagAAAAAACCTTCTGCACAAGCTCTGTGGGTATTCTTGATTAACATGACAAAATGGGATGGTACCTCATATTTGCTTTCAAATAAACAACCTGCATATTTGTATACAGTGCGCATTCAGTTTGTGACTAAGTCATCCTCATCCCTGGTTGTAATCCGGTAAaacagcatttttttttcagcggGGATTATAAACCTACAATGTTTGTTTCGGCCTAGATTTGCATGATGAATTGTTtgtaaaaacatttcaaagaatgtaacaaagaaataaatatttctgttAGGTGTATTTTAGATAAAACTCCATTCTTTGATCTACTGCTTTGGTCCATGACAACAACACCAATTAGAGTTATTGTCATTTCTATGAATGAGAGTTATAACAGAAAACAATAGGTTATGACAgctttgtgacctttgacctcgccAAACCGGATCGGAAATCTATGTTGCGATCGAAGCAAATTAATAAAATGGCCTGATATGAACACTTTTTCTGTAAAGCAGTTCCCAAATGAGAACGTCACTACTGATTATGTTCACACGTGCAAGGCAAACCGTACAGCCCGACGAACAATTCTAGCGCAACCGGCATGTCCGTCAACATCCTTCACAACAGGACTTCGCTGGTAAGAAAAAAACCGTTGAACTTTGACCTATATGCACATGACTGGAGTCACCTGACGCCCTGCGTCCCACGAATGCCGTTCTTATCTTTTGACATGGTGCGTTGAATTTTGGGGCGTTTCTTTCAAGTAACGAAATGTCGGGAAATTTTCCTATCTTCTATCGATCTTTATCATTAAAAATGACATCTTACATGTAACTTAACTGAAAGACAGTTCATATTACTAACGTACGAGGCGAAAAATGATTCAATCGTATCAAAGTCAAATCGACGTCTTGCTACGCACATGACTTTGTTACTTACTTTAAAATGTCGCCCAAACCCGATATCTTTGAGGTGTATTTGCAATAAAAGAAAGAGACACACCAAGGACAAGTATCAAGCCTGTACATGCATAGGGTTCAATGGCGCGGCATGCAGTACACAGCACGGCAGTGGGCAAAGATATAGTTGATCGAAGTTGGCGAAATGTGTACGCGATATATCGACACAAATCCAGTCTCATGATAAATGTTGCCAGTAAACGATTCCTGTTTGATGTCGCCTTTGAGTAAATATGGGACGGCTTTACtccaaaacatgaaaatacc of the Ptychodera flava strain L36383 unplaced genomic scaffold, AS_Pfla_20210202 Scaffold_96__1_contigs__length_367262_pilon, whole genome shotgun sequence genome contains:
- the LOC139129165 gene encoding uncharacterized protein encodes the protein MALMEEILKEKVLVNTAVDKRLTNKYSDICLSLEIPFTLVKVYVELKTKNKELSYLSLLNSSLPSFVQVKADCKRIEKKLKKLCYDIPALFRRSRGGTETKKLNERVFRLAVYRYEVVDVAHVLKEITELRAENEHLEKRCSDLYSDLLKAKTEREKVEFQFESLKSQNQNLFNTIKFIEEKDLHNANKCSLICNPRKKDVGQRQRNRQIKQLKSNVDKALWFAKSFGLQLDSVKLHEQYGQTVKLDYTETNGNGGTYDKLSEQEKEKIRSILYIMDRFCIGDASYHEFTYISDDLPKSYLIKQCRQKMNECYFIERTPGWEEGVQLSFKAELESQIAFHNLATKSKQPIRVKISGDGAKMSRITNFLIISFSFLDSENNVDGEIFPIAIIKASESYEVFRRCLRDLICEINEVIENGSILVGGNSVAVYLFLGADYKFLLLIMGFAGATSNHSCIWCKIEKDQRWDTTKPLDFYSSSNMIRSLDDIVKNARVKQYGCLHPPLLKIPLNKIVVDELHLMLRITDVLTNNIIQYMIDLDKKKTFMGCGKKEHLSKLCDVIRSFGISFNVWEKKNADGTGSGTYDSTSLMGNDKKKLLNLLPDKFIEIIPDEGLARHLSSLWREFKYLYDILSEMSPKENDIHNFFMKSKQWLEHFLFFTDKLPGFAKRNVTPYMHILMYHVPNQLKMYKSIKKFTGQHVEKENDLVRSVHILKSNKHDSCYEALAATKRMHDLRRCNRVKRQYILTQERRVRPRKTVGKDIRDDSKKELETLKELEMLSVSELKRKLKQNGVSTRLRKPEKLIQMLLDLSC